The following is a genomic window from Hippoglossus stenolepis isolate QCI-W04-F060 chromosome 14, HSTE1.2, whole genome shotgun sequence.
acccaCGACGCCTGCTCCTGTGGGACGCAACAGAACACGACCGCACACGTTCAGCGAAAGAGAACCGCACAAAGTGAGAGTGTCGACAAACACGTGACAGACATGAAGATTTGACCTGAGATGAAGGGACAGACAAGTTTACCTGGACGTTAGCGAAGTCCACCCTGTTGAGGTCGGACAGCATCTGGTTGATCTGGGAGGTGTTCTGCAGGACGGCCCGAGCTGCCTGGGCCAAGTGGTTCAAACTGGTGTAACGTCTCAGAGTCTGAGCGAAGGCACTGACCACGGCCACCTGAGGAGCAGAGCGCACACTCGTGTTTACATATCGATCGAGTCGAACACTTCAATTCAAATATCCAAGGCTCCCCTGTTTCTCAGGCTCAGACTGAAGATAAGCGATAGATTTAAAAGtctgaaaacatttgataaCTTTTCAGTTGAACACAAtcgaacagacagagagaggatcAGTTGTTCCCGTTACCTTGGTGCGGATGATCTCCTGAGGGAAGCTGGTCATGGCGTTGGTCAGCCAGCCCTCCAGACTCTTGGCGAAGTTACGAATGGCCTGAGTGAGAGTGCCTGAAGAAGCAAAACGCTCTGGATCACAAACTGAATTTACTGCATCGCCACTAAGCTTGAAGCAAAAGTCAAATTCAAAAGCTTCCAGTTCTGTCACAGAATAAACATTGAAATCTCTTGAACCTTAAGGTAGACGGAATGAGGAAGATACAGGGACAATCACATTCTGCTGTTTCTGTGTTACTTCATTAGTTTGTATTCCTTTGAGTGAGATCATTCCAGCTCAATCCAGCTCATTCCAGCTCATTTCAGGAGCGTTGGGACCAAAGACAACACACATGATgttgatggttttaaaaaagagcTGAGAAGTCAAAAAATCAATTGATTGATCTGCAGGAAATAATTTAGATAATTGACAAAAAATAGCCTTAAATAAACAAGTTGTTTTCTCAGTCTTCTGTGAAATGAAGGTTTTTGGATTTGGGACTATTTGTAggataaaacttaaaaaacttGGCTGTGGGACTATGGGAAACTGTGCTGaacatttttctccattttctgatattttagagaacaaacaatcaaataaaaagctgGCTGATACTAACAATGATTGGCTGAAAATGCAGAGTCCCACACTTTCTGTATTTCATGGTctcttaacaaaataaaaaagtagcACTGACTGGGAACAGGACGCAGGACGTCAGGGATGAGGATCTCCACGAGAGCCTGGTAGAGGATGTGATCACAGCTTCTCATCCATAGTCTGATCGGTTCATATTTACACAGAGACACCAGCTTGTCCCTGGGGATCACACCTTCTGGGTCCTCGTCACTACAGACAACAACGAGACaagctgtaaataaaacaatcctCGAAACTAAACTGAATTACTTATATATACTTTTCTGATCTGACCTGTTGGCGATGCTTGTGTTTCCGTCACTAGATGGCGGTGTTGAATACCAAAAGGTCTGCCAGAGTTTCTCTATGTAGTGGAACTGGAGGTTCATCACCACGTCCAGAGTAgcctgcaggagggagggaggaagggggggaagtgaggaggaggaggcggggacAAAACATACAGAGCTGaaccatggcaaccagacacacaacaaagttTCTGCAGGCAGCCTCTCGCTCACTCTGGGCCCTCCTGGTTAGACAATGAGCCAGCTTAAACACAGCTCCCCACACATTAATCATCAGGAGGTTCCTGAACACCACGTTTAGGCTTCGGCTGCAATTTGATCTGCACAAGTTGGTTTCACTCttcttttttcataaagaaaCTTGATTGTCTTTATAAAGCAGATTAGTCTTGTAGGTTTACTCATGCATGTGCCTCATTTTAGCGGCGAGGTGCTGACCAGATCTAACCCACGTgacttcctctttcctcttcataTGTATGAGGCCCTTTGAAAAGCAGAGTACACTGCGAGAGCACAAAGGAAGCGGAGGCGAGCCAGTGTTTTTCAACAATTACACAGTTAGGGCTTTAATTGTTGGAGAAAGAGCCGCCACCTGTTTCTAAAAAGTATGAGCAGATAAATCCTAAAACTCGACGCGCAGAtatgaaaggaaaacacaagaaagCAGCGCTGCAGAAGTTTGGGAGTTCTTGGCCAGAGGAAACGTCAGCCTGACTCCTCATGACGCAGAGGTCAAACTCATTGTGTTTGCCACCTCAGTTTATCTCCACACCGAGAGTTAGTATTAGAATGAGAACATGATTTACACTGTGCCCGGAGATTCTCCCCTTTCTCTATCTGGCAGGACGTGCACTTGCCGCTGGATCCTGTTACAACAGCAGTGTAGGCTTCAATCACATGATATGTTTTTTGCTTCCTCTCCAGCTGTCGCCATGGCAACCTTGTTTACGGTTGCCCCCAGCAACAGGTCAAACACAGAActccaaaacaaaaaggagaattCCCCATACCCTCTAAACAAGAGTGTTTTACCCCCACAGTTTTTCATCGTGCAGGAAAAACAGcgtgcctttaaaaaaaaaggaagaaagaaagaaagaaagtgtggGGGAGAAATAACACGTGTTCAACTGCACCATCATCTGCAGACAAGCGCCTGCAGCAGAGATTCCCAAGTCTTAACCGACAAATACAGTGTGATTTATCACTTTCATACTTTGATAAAACACTTAATTATTTGAGCTTAAACAATAACTTAACTGTGCAGCAGATTCAATATTCCACTGTTGTTATGACCTTAATAAATACTGACCCAACAGTGGATACAAATCTATTTACAGCCTCAATCAAAAGAAACTCTTATAACTAcatgaaagtaaagaaagaaagaaatcatttcTTCGCCTGCAGCTTTGAGCGCCCTCGATGAAAGTGCTGGCTAACGCGTTAACAGGTCACCGCTGGCTCCCAGAAACAGGCAAAAAAAGTGAGATGCATAATCATTAAACACGCGGAGGCAACGGGAGCTGTGAGAGTGACAGAAATACGCCggcagacaaagacaggagcCCATGTGCCTGTCCGCAGACAAGGCAACACAAAGGCCCAAGGGGAGGCCACCACAAAGACACCAAGATGTCCACCCAGCGCGCTGAAAGGTTAATTGGCATGTCTTGAAAGCagcacagagatgaaaagacGGCTGGAACAAAGGGAGCGTGGTGAGGCTGGACAAGAGGAGGGCAGGGATAATATGATAAAGCCGGAGCTtcaccgccaccaccacctcatagccccccccacctgcCTGTAAAACCCCCCAAAATGTAATGTCGGGGGGGGTTCTTCTGCCTCCTCAAATTCATTATCCTACCAAGAGATTATGAAATCTATGAAATGTCGTTATGTAATAATTCTCTTTAGATCTTTCTTCACACGTTCATATCTTCTTTGGATGGTTGTTGactgcagtttgttttccttgtgACTCCTGTTGCAGCTTGTGTATCTGCCCTAAGGCGCTATTCTATATTTTTCCTATTGTAAAGGAATCCCACACAGCCAGGGAGGTGTTGATTTATTGCTCaatactttttttacttttctgaaACCTGTCAGTCTTTAAAAAGTGGTTCACACATCTGGGGTTTGATTTTCTAAAACAGCTAGTTACCTCCAGCGAGGGGgttattttgtgtctgtttgttagttagcagggtTACTCACCATctactggacggattaacaCGACACCTGGTGAAAGGTTCAGGGGGGAGATCTaggaattttccttttttcccccagaaaaattacttttttactCTGAGCAGCATATTAATGGACATTTGTTGCTTCAGTGAGGATTTATATGGCAGCAGGACGGTGTATGTGGGATTGACTCATAATAAAAGACACTGCCAATGATCACGGTGATGGAGAAACACGTCTGCCAGAGTAATGGTGTGGTTCACTGACGGGCTTTATTATGGTTTTTGGACAACGGTGGGAGATTTatgacacagaggaataaaCTTTAATAGGCTTTGGATACACCAAAAATACTTATTCATCATATAAATACGCTGTTGGCTTAGTTATtctcatgggatttgttgacaataatcAAACTAGAAAAAGATgaatctctgtctttctttctctccttttaaaTTGTTCCACCACCGACTGACGGACTTCAAACTTGGCGGGTGTGTTGCTGATGAACAGTTGTCGAGACAatggtcacagacacacagagattcCTTCATTCACTTATTAACCGTAAACGGCACtcgctgttgccatggtaacaatgTTTAAGACACAACCCTCCGATGATGTCACTGAAGGTCAGGCTCCAGCTTGACGGGCGCTGCGCTGGTGATATAAAACTTCTGACTATTTTGACTCATTTAACTCACAGCTAGCGACTCAGTATGGGAAAGATATCCATCAGCAGGTCAAGCGTTCAATATGAGATAATTAAGAGTTTATCTCGAAGCACAATTCATTATCAGAGCCGTTAGAAATTAATTAGTGCAGAAATAGCATTGTTCATTGTTCCCATGTCCTTATTTTCACCCAGTTAAAACAATCATATAACATACAGTCAAAATTTAAGTTATATTTTTGTAGCTTTAGTTGATTTTGCACACTTACACTTACTGAACTTAAATACTCCTCCAGTAAATAGTCACATATCATTGTGACTTCAACTGGAACAATCGTCACAGAGCCGAAGCAGACAGTGACGTGAGGAGAATATAATGCCAAAATAGAAATATTCTATATTTGCTggttatatgtttatatatcaGGGGCCATTAACCATAAATAGGTAAATTATGCCACACAATTGCcatattgtatatttcagtGTTCTTGTCTTCTTCAGTTTACCTCCAACCAGGAGATTAGGTTTTTATTGCCGTCAGTCTCCCTGTCAGCAGAAACTACTGAAATAATTTTCATGAAATTGTGTGGAAGGGTGGgtcatgacccaaggaagaacccatcaaatcTTTGGAGCAGATGCCGAAATAGAGCATAATTGGGATGCACTTTCTAGTTCTCCCTGTCATGCAGGTAAAGTCTATCAGTCAGCAGCAGGGTTCCTGCATCAGATATATGCAGCCATGTTTTCATTATCTCCACCATTGACTGTGAGTGGCTGAACAGGACCAACAGGCACGAGGGCAGGAAGACGTGCTGAGGTCTGTTTGCACATTTGAATGTGAGGAACTACAAAACTACTAAATCTCAATAGTGGTTTAAACAAAAGAGTAACACTGTGATCTAACTCACCTCACAGTGGTCTCTGTAGAGCGTCTGCAGCTTCTTGATATCATTCAAGTTGATGCGCTCAGGCAGAGGCTGAGTGCCCAAGTCAGGGGTGGGAAACTGAGGCAAGGTGTGGGATGTATCTGCATAAACCCAAAAGATTTAGACAGGTGTCACTCACTCATACAgacgtgtgtgtttacacacaacacacacaaatatacacaaaaacacaggctAATCTACTTAGAAACCATAGAAAAGTTGTATAAAAAGATCTTAGTGTATGTAAACATGAGTAACATGTGTTTGCTCTAAATGAAGCTAAGATGCGATGGTAGTTGTGCAAAATATTGATTCTACTTTGCGACGACACTGAAGAAAAATATCTAATGCCATAGTATGAAAATCCGAACATAGAGGTGGTGGATTTTAAAAGCAGTTGTGTCATCCTGGAAACGTAGTCGAGGCAGCTGCCAACCAGCTCTTGTCCCTTACCTATGTACTGCTGGTGATGTTGGCTCTGAGCAGCCACCGACTGCTCTGGAGTGCTGCTACAATTCTGAGAGCTCCCACACAGGCTGTCAGACATACCATCCACCTTCTGCAGGGGTTTAaacctgaggagagaggagagagcaggacATGCACATAAGTTAGCTGATTGTTAAAGGAGAGAGAAGGCACGAATATGGAAAGTAGGACTGAGAAAGGTAGAAATGTTAGATTGCAGGGAGAGAGCTCTGACCTCTGTTTCTGGTGGACAGGCTGCTGCCTCATGGCCATGTACTGGGTGTCCTCCTGCAGCCGGTTGAGCGGTGAGTCTGGCTTCACCCTGATGCCATAGTAATGATACTTAGAGTTGCCTCTGGccgaggagagagtgagagaaaaaacagaaacagtgaggaggagaagtcTTGTCATCAGTGTAATCACTATCATTATCCTCTTCCATCAGCAGGTCTCCGATGCCTATAAGCATCATCATACTCATCACATCTATAATGGTAACTTGATTACTATTATCAGCCTCTTCAATATTGGCAACAGCCTCTTCCTGTTTGTACCTGGTGCCGAGGCGGCGGGTCCTCAGGCCCATGAAGACCGAGCGGATGAGTTTGCCGAAGGAGGCCGCGTTGACCGGATCCAGTTTCTGTTCCTGACAGTGCCGCAGGTAGTGGTTGTACAGGGAGCACCGGGGCAGACTGACTCCCTCTGCTGTCTCATAGTTGTCCAGGAGCCACTGCAGCtaaaaatacacagaggaaGCAACAGTCGCACAATCAGTGAGCCAAACAGACAAACTCTGTGAAAGTCCCCTGGGTGTTATTGGAAGGGAGCAGTGCATCTTCATCAATTCAAAAGGCAgatcgcacacaaacacacaaataacaaaacgTATTTTAGAAAGTGAAACACCAGATAAACCATTACACTCCTGCTAAGCTCAGGCTTGACTGAAGCAGTGAGTGAACGTAAGGAATGGCTGATTGAGTGAACACTCAAACATCTGGAGATCTATTTGCTCTATCAAACAAACCTCCAAGACAGTCAGTTACTGAGGAGAACACAGTCATGGCTCTGTCTGTCACAACCTAATCAAAACAATTTACATGAAGAGCTCATATAGCCAATTTACAAATCAGTTTCAAAGCAAATACTGTTCAAATGATGTTGACATTGGGAGGTGATGGCTGAGGTTAGGAGCTGGAAGTTAAGGAAAGCATCTAAACCACAAATTTGCCCCATGTGAGTGAAGGCAGAAGGATAGAAAAACTATTAgaatcaaatttgaatgtcattAGACTTGAGTGACGGCCTCTCAAGAGAAAAGTTAGGCcccattcacacagacacaagttcTTCCCACTCATCTCCATTCATTTGAAAAGCAGAAGTGCGCTGATGTGTCATCGTCTTCCGGGGTGCAGCATTGACTAATTGTAAGCAAGCATGCATGCAAGCTCATTCCCCCTTCTGGATTTCCTGGATCTTTTTTCACTGTCTCGCGGCTACATGAACCGATACCCCCACCAATGCAGCCCCCTGTGTTTAAAACGTAGGCCAAACGTCTGTCAGAATGTGGGCTTACACTGTAAAAAGATATGCAGGCATGCATGTATTGGTGTATTTAAGtgtgaaaatacacaaatcaaTCAGCTATCCACAGATACAAGGGGCATTCTTTAGGAAAACAAATGCAAGTTCAGCTcatttgtgtcagtgtgatGTTGCAGAGAAAGTAAAGCTAGCAGTGGGTTACTGTGTTCAACTGAGCAGAACGGGAGAAGAACACACGGCCTTCAGGTTCAGCCTCCgatgtctttttctctttttatcattttctctcATATCCTTCTCAAAGAAAGTTCCTTGTTGACTTACATGGCTGTTGAGCAGGCTGCTTTTGTGACTCGCAATTCCTTCAGACTTTTGGAGGTTTTCAATCGCCATTTCAAGCTAAAGAAAGAAGAAGCATGCAAAAAAATAGTGGAtaaagaagggagaggaggcaaaagagtgagagggacagaaaaagagaaggggaCAGAAATAAGCAGGGTatatggaggaaaaaaaacataacaaaaggAAATAAGACTGTTAGCGAGCAGCCAGATCTCTGCATTTCCATTAAAAATCAgtcagtgttgcagccaaatccattATTGGCTGACAAAAGCATGCAAATCAAGGGTCTTATGGGGTTAAGCTGCTCAGTGAAGGGTTGCAGTCAGACACTCTAATGTATGCAAATAGGAACCACAAACAGGGGCACAGGTCACGTCAAGCTCAGAGACAATAGGTCAACAATGCCCCTACAAGTGAAACAGTGTCACAATGAGAAATACACTGGCATATTATTCTGTCTTTGGACATCAAAAAATGATGGAGTCCTACTGGTGCCAAGCAAAGTGAATGACAAAACCAGGGACGTTCTGTTGAGCTGCAGAAGGAAAAtcaagttaaaaagaaaagatatgtGCTATTGCAGCCAAACTGGAGACAtagaagaaaaagggaaaagaagcAGGCGGCATTCCAAGCCTTAAGAAGGCTCCAGAGGGCTCTTGGCCAAATGGTAATGAGCCCCAGGGGTTGCTTTGTTTTGCAGGGCGCTCAAGTGCCTGTGAAAACCTCTGAAACAAGGCAGTGCTGAATTATTTAAGCCAGCGTCCTGATTCTACAAGCTCTCTGCCCTGTactgctctgctctctgtgtgctACTGCAGAGCCAGGAGGCCCCGACTCAGGTTGCCGTAAACCCCGCGTCTCTCTCCCTGCCTTTCAGGCTTGGTCTGGGAGCCTGCCCAGTCTGGACAAAGCCTCGGCAATGGTGACAGTTAGCACCAGCATGCATCTGATGACATCATACAGTATGGTAGTGAGGATCTCCACTAGTTGAGGGAACAAAACTATAATTTCAATCATTCTGTGTTGGTTGGGTGTAAACCTCTGACTTGCAGGGTTTTTGGTCATTGATGTTTTTCTAAtgtaaaatatgcttttgaGTTCCACTGTGTGAGTGTTACTCACCATAGCTGAGGAGGAGCGTGACGAGTGTGAAATGTGGTTGCGGCTTCCCTCCATGCTTCCTCCATGGATCAGGTAGGTGCTGCCACTGGAGATGATGTGGCTGCTGCCCACATCCATGGCGATGCCCACCATGCCATGAGAGGGCACCCCACTGCTGGCGGAGGAGACCACCGTGGTGACGTGAGCTCCGCCGGCCTGCGAATCAAAATAGGTTCCCCCGCTGCTCTGCCCGTAGAGCTGGGCGTCGGGGTTGTAGGAGTAGGCCGTTCGGCTAGGGAGAGGATTGTTGTGATTAACATGCAGCGATGACTAAATATTATGCAAAGTGCTGTGTAACACTTTAATATGAATTGAAATTCAAAAATTTGTTTACTGGCTCATGTTGCACTTTGTTTCATGCATCATTGCTTTGCCGTGTTGAAACATCACTTACATGGTTCCATTGGTGTAAACagtgtctccactttctcctacATATTGAACCTGGGACGGGTAAACATGTTGCACCTGCTGCACCTACAGAGAAACAACAAGAGTATTAAAGAAGCGGAGCTCACAGGTAACAGACCTGAGAATAAAGACATATCTCACTTTATTTGACTGTTGAGACATAAAAATGTCAGTGAGGATAAACTGAGCTAAATATCTGAACACtgcaaatttaaatatattgtgTAGGTGTGTATATGAAGTGTCAACACTATGGTATTTAGACCTACCCGGGCATTTGGTGTAGCTTTTCTGTACCATATTAGTACATAATAAACACCTTATATTGACAGCAGATCAAGTTGTACTGAATTGATTGAGACATATATGaggtttgataaaaaacaaGCTTGATCTGACAAACATCACAACTGGAAATGGAAGATATAGTGAggggggaaaaggaaaaggcagGTAATGCACTGTCCATCTGCTATTTGCTGATCATTAGGTAttatacagaaaataaagactGACACCTAAGACCAGCTAATAGTAGACAGTAGTTTTCACCATTAGATGTTAGACATGACACAGATTTTGTCCTGGGATTTGGTTCAAGCCCCCAGGAACATTGCAGGGCTTCACAGCAAGGTCCCATTATGCCCCGAGACTCAGAGAAGACTTTCTGACATACACATCATCATAAAAAGACATGATatgtattattatgttattcATGTATGCAAGCAGTGGGCCAGGCTCAGccagagaaaagacaaacagtgagGGGGCAGAGCAAGCAGGAGAAGCATTTCACCTCTGGATGAGCAGATGTGCAGCCATGTTTGGGATCTTTATCACACGTTTAAGACAAACATGGTTTGGTTACTGTTTAGTTTGTTTACTATATAACCAACGAGACACAAAGAGATGATCAAATGTTTGGAAGTGACACAAATATAACCTGGTGGCTATACATAGGGTagaatttagttttatttcatatcaCTAAAATTAATTTGATCATCTTTTACTTTATTGGTCACGAAagtcaaaataatgtttgttttttattgttaaaaaaatcaAGGGATGCACAGATACGTTCACAGCACTGtatatgtatgtacagtacTGTGTACCTGCTGAGGGACCTGTTGAACCCTGGGTACTGAAAGCTGCTGTACTTGTCCTCCCTTCTGAGCTGAGCCTGTGGCTTGAACCAGCACCCTCTGTGTGGATACAAGACAGCTCAATTACATAGGTATGTATGTACAATCACACACACGTCACTGTAAACATGAAGTCAACACAACATccacaaacatgtcaacaaacGCTCCCCCTAAAGACTTATTTTGGTAAGTGCTGAGAGATGAATGATTATTACGGCATAAATAAATGGAAGCTAATATGTCTAACTACAACACTCAGTGTCAGACTGTGTTTTATATGGTTTATTAACAATTTTGAACTTTTTCTGTAGCCTCAAATAGACCATGATGCAACTGATGGCAAAGTGGAGGCAGCTTTATTTTTGATAAGTGACTTATTGAAACcaccattttaaaatgttttattcattgcaGGAGGTGAATTAAACATTAAGCCATAAGTGTATCCAGGAGAGATTCTGTTGTCAAGATATTATCGCaattatttgatcatttcagGCACCACAGGCAAAGCACTAACACAGCAAGCAGGTCCTGGTTTGGTTTCCAAAATAACTATTCTTTTAAACGTAacatttgggggaaaaaatagaATGGAACAGTTTTGTCATCACAGACTTTCCCCATTCGTCCTGTCAGAGGTAGTGTCCTACCTGCTGTGAGGCCGGGACAGGCTGTACCACAGGAGCCTGGGCTGATGACGACGTGCGCAGCGCTGCCACGCTGGTCGTGGTGTCTGACCCTCCCTCGGAGCTCTGCATGCTGGGTAGCAAGGGAGAAAGACAAGAAATTTATACCAGACTGAAGAAATACTCTTACAGGTAACAATTAAAACTAAAAGGAAAGAATAAGAGACTTTAAAGCCTATACACATGGACAGccataaaaaaagtaaatgtgctTCCACCTTACCCCTTCTTTCTTGGAGCCACTAGAGCATTCATTAGGCCCCAGGGGGTCTCTGGCTTTGCCAAGTCAAGCTGAGTCACTAAAGCTCGGAGCCCCAGAGGCTGCCCACCTTTGGCCTTAATCAATGGCTAAATAAGCAGCACAACAGTATTACACagtctctctgtgctgctgacaGAACGGACCCAGGTTACAAAGTTACAGTACAGGAGTTCAAGTTACCAACAGGACTCAAGTGCTTCCTGGGGACCTAACCCACTGCTGCCACTGGTCTTTCCACTGGGTGACTGTGCACAGCATAGCAAAGGGGAGCTAAAAATGGAGTAATACAAAGGctctctttaaaataaaaaaaaaggacagagggGGAATGAGCGGGAGTAAGGCAGGGACACGAGAAGAATAGAGCAAGGGGGAGTAAgcagataaaaaacaacttgtcCACTctctcaaaaaagaaaaaaaaacgaaggGAGAGAAGATGAAAATGGCAGTGGGGCTCCAGCCTCTGCCAGGGTCCTGTTGATATCCAGCGTTTGTTTCTAACGAGGGCCATTCTCCGAGGGCTCCAATAATCCAGCTGATATGAGGAAATTCCTCAATGCTTTGTAAACGTTTGTCGGTTGCCATGGTGAGGAATCCATGACGACCACCCCCAACTCAACCCCCGTCTCTGTCCCCCCTTCATTTCGCTCCTCCCCCACCCTCTTTATAAAGCTCTTGCGCAGGAACTTTCGAGTGCGACCgcaaagaggagagggggaggaggattAGAATAAGGGAGAGGGAGATACAGCACGGTTGGGGGGTGGGCTGAATTGATGAGCAGTCTTTGGTTTCAGGCAGAAACGCACGGAGCAGCAGTCTGAAAAGTCAGTCTGCAGACAGGAGAGGTGTTCACTGGGAACATTCACTGCATGACACAACCTGCTCGAGACACACTTCATTATGCTAGTCATAACACACGACATGCACTACGGTGTTATTATATTTTAGTGGAGGAGACCTGCGAACAGGCTGCAGTAATCTGCAGACTAACTGCAACAGGTGCAGCTACACATGTCTAGTCTGACCCAAACTTCCTGATGGTGCTGCACGATTAAACCGATTAGACATGTGATTTTTCTCATTCTTCCACATTGGCATGATCAAGGAGATCCACTTCCTCAAACCACTGCTCCCAAAGGCTCTTCTATACCAAGCAATAAATTGAACTCGGACAGAGGGAACATTAATGCGAAAAGAATCTAATATGTGACCCACagaagagcagaaaaaaaactgctttaaaaaggaacaaaaacaaggacaaaaTGAGTCAGAATCAAGGGAACTTTGCTGGTGATGGCAGAGAAGGGGAAATAAATTCAACCAAACCACCGTTCCAACCAAAACGTCATGCTCACACCAAGCTAGGAGTCACATCCGCTTTTgtgaaacattttcacagtaTGATCATATAGGATAACACCACTGAATTATACACCTAAAATGCTGCCACTCAATACAACATAATGAAAGTAtcacagactcaaacacaaaatcCACAAATCCACAAAATCCCTAG
Proteins encoded in this region:
- the rfx2 gene encoding DNA-binding protein RFX2 isoform X1, whose protein sequence is MNALVAPRKKGMQSSEGGSDTTTSVAALRTSSSAQAPVVQPVPASQQRVLVQATGSAQKGGQVQQLSVPRVQQVPQQVQQVQHVYPSQVQYVGESGDTVYTNGTIRTAYSYNPDAQLYGQSSGGTYFDSQAGGAHVTTVVSSASSGVPSHGMVGIAMDVGSSHIISSGSTYLIHGGSMEGSRNHISHSSRSSSAMLEMAIENLQKSEGIASHKSSLLNSHLQWLLDNYETAEGVSLPRCSLYNHYLRHCQEQKLDPVNAASFGKLIRSVFMGLRTRRLGTRGNSKYHYYGIRVKPDSPLNRLQEDTQYMAMRQQPVHQKQRFKPLQKVDGMSDSLCGSSQNCSSTPEQSVAAQSQHHQQYIDTSHTLPQFPTPDLGTQPLPERINLNDIKKLQTLYRDHCEATLDVVMNLQFHYIEKLWQTFWYSTPPSSDGNTSIANSDEDPEGVIPRDKLVSLCKYEPIRLWMRSCDHILYQALVEILIPDVLRPVPSTLTQAIRNFAKSLEGWLTNAMTSFPQEIIRTKVAVVSAFAQTLRRYTSLNHLAQAARAVLQNTSQINQMLSDLNRVDFANVQEQASWVCQCDESVVQRLEQDFKVTLQQQSSLDQWATWLDNVVSQVLKPHQGSPSFPKAARQFLLKWSFYSSMVIRDLTLRSAASFGSFHLIRLLYDEYMFYLVEHRVAQATGETPIAVMGEFSDLSSMMPSLLEKDASFSDEMSDLGSDADTSRGPTEPAVKRERIDMSHPLQEM
- the rfx2 gene encoding DNA-binding protein RFX2 isoform X3 yields the protein MNALVAPRKKGMQSSEGGSDTTTSVAALRTSSSAQAPVVQPVPASQQRVLVQATGSAQKGGQVQQLSVPRVQQVPQQVQQVQHVYPSQVQYVGESGDTVYTNGTIRTAYSYNPDAQLYGQSSGGTYFDSQAGGAHVTTVVSSASSGVPSHGMVGIAMDVGSSHIISSGSTYLIHGGSMEGSRNHISHSSRSSSAMLQWLLDNYETAEGVSLPRCSLYNHYLRHCQEQKLDPVNAASFGKLIRSVFMGLRTRRLGTRGNSKYHYYGIRVKPDSPLNRLQEDTQYMAMRQQPVHQKQRFKPLQKVDGMSDSLCGSSQNCSSTPEQSVAAQSQHHQQYIDTSHTLPQFPTPDLGTQPLPERINLNDIKKLQTLYRDHCEATLDVVMNLQFHYIEKLWQTFWYSTPPSSDGNTSIANSDEDPEGVIPRDKLVSLCKYEPIRLWMRSCDHILYQALVEILIPDVLRPVPSTLTQAIRNFAKSLEGWLTNAMTSFPQEIIRTKVAVVSAFAQTLRRYTSLNHLAQAARAVLQNTSQINQMLSDLNRVDFANVQEQASWVCQCDESVVQRLEQDFKVTLQQQSSLDQWATWLDNVVSQVLKPHQGSPSFPKAARQFLLKWSFYSSMVIRDLTLRSAASFGSFHLIRLLYDEYMFYLVEHRVAQATGETPIAVMGEFSDLSSMMPSLLEKDASFSDEMSDLGSDADTSRGPTEPAVKRERIDMSHPLQEM